Below is a genomic region from Rhizobium sp. 9140.
GGCCGCAGGCGGGCGAGATCCGCTAGCCTGCATCCCGACCCGCACGGTTGCAACGGGCAGTCGAAGTTGACGATTGACCAAAGTCGTTCACCCCTTGTGAACGATGTGTCGTCAGCGCGTAGGCTATGTTTGTCATGCATTGTTGCTAAAGCTGAGGCATCTTCTTCCTCAACGGAGCCCGCACCCATGTCCACCAGCGCCATCGTCCTCGTCGGACGCATTCTCCTCTCCATCATCTTCATCGTCGCCGGTTTCGGCAAGATCACCAACCTGTCGGGAACGGCCGGCTACTTCGCCGGCGCCGGCCTGCCGGTGCCGATGGTGACCGCAGTGATCGTCTCTCTCGTTGAACTCGTCGGCGGCATCTTCATTCTCGTCGGCTTCTTCACGCGCCCGACGGCCTATGTCCTCGCCGCCTTCTGCATCGCCACGGCGTTCATCGCGCATTTCAACTTTGCCGACATGGGCCAGGCGATCAACTTCCAGAAGAACTTCGCCATGGCTGGCGGTTTCCTCTTGCTCGCGGCCTTCGGCCCCGGTGCCCTTTCAGTGGACGCGCGCCGCGCCTGATCGGCTCTCTTTCGCTCAATGAAAAACCCGCCGGATCGACATCCAGCGGGTTTTTCGTTTCTCGGATGGCGCATCACCCTGCAGGATAGATGACCCCCTTGCGAAGGATCATGTTGCCGTAGAGGCGCGGCTCGCTGGTCTGCACCACGGTGTGCGCCGCCTTGACCCGCGGATAGAAGTCGGGGCCGAGCAGCGGCACCACGGTCCTCTCCGGCTCGTGCCGGGCGCAGCAGGCAATGAGTTCCGCGTGCACGGGATCGAGAAGATCCCGGTCCTGCTTCACCGTCGCGCGAAAAATCGCCTCGTCCACGAAATCGTCGATCGGCATGACGCTGAGGATGGCATCGACCACCGGCACCACGCCATGACCGTCGAGACGGATCAGTCGGCGGGCATGTTCGAGCGCGGGATAGTTGCCATCGACAATGGCGATCTCGTCGCCATGGCCCATGGCGCGGAGCGTTGCGAGCAGGTCGGGGCTCAGGAGAGGGGAAAGACCTTTCAGCATCAGGCAGGTTCCTTGAAGAGGACATTGGTGTCGAGAAGATAGCGGGAGAAAAGCGGCAGGCTCGCTCCGCCGATGGCACGCGCTTCGGAGCCGACGGCGCCCTCGATGATATCGGGGACGATGACGCCCTGCAGATCGAGATCCTGCACGGCCGTGCGCGTGGCGGCGACGATGCGCGCGCGCACCCAGCTTGGAAAGCCGCCGTCGATGACGGCGGCTGCAAAATCGATGATCGAGGCGGCGGAGATGATGGCGCGGGCGAGCGCTTCCGCCGTCTGGACGATCCAGTCCTCCAGCGCCGCGCCGAAATCGATCCACTCCTCGGCCGTATACCAGAGCGGCCGCGCATCGATACCACGCTCCCTTAGCATGTTTTCAAGAACGAAGATCGACGCGACCTTGAGAAGGGGCTGCGTGCGTCCGTCCGGCCCCGGCACCTGCAAGGGGCCGAGCGCTCCCGCGGTTCCCGTGCGGCCTGAGAACAGCGCGGAGTTCAGCACGATACCGCCGCCGATGAAGGAGCCGATGTAGAAATAGATGAAATCCGGATAGTTCGCGCCGACACCGAATACGAGCTCCGCGCCGCAGGCGCTCGTCGCGTCGTTCTGCAGGTAGACCGGGTAGGACGTGCGCGCCGACACCGCAGCCTGCAGGTCGAAATGCCGCCACCGCTCCATGGCCTCGCTCGGTGCACCGACTTCGGGCGCCCAGTTCCACAGCTCGAATGGGGTGGCGATGCCGATGCCGGCGATGCGCGACCGCTCGTCGGCACTCAGCATCCGCTCGAGCTTCGCCACCCCCTCGGTGATGAAGGCCAGGATGTCGTCCGGCATGGGGTAGGGGTAGGGCTGGTGCAGATTGAGCCGGATGGTGCCAACGAAATCCATGAGAATGAGGTCGGCGCTGCGCCGGCCGATCTTGACGCCGAAGGAGTAGACGGCGGATGGATTGAGATGCATCGGCACCGATGGCTGTCCGACGCGCCCTCGCGTCGGCTCGCCCCGGATGAGCAGCCCGTCCTTCTCCAGCGCGCGCATGATCACCGACACGGTCTGCGCCGAAAGACCCGACCGGCGCGCGATATCCGCCTTCGACAGGCCATCGTGGCGACGCACAAGCGACATGACGAGGCGCTCGTTGTGAGCGCGCACGCGCGTCTGGTTTGCCCCGCCCGCGGGATCCACGACATCGGGCATAACAGGCAGCGTCTCCTGTTCGGTAAAGTCCGTCATTCCAAGTCCTCCCGTTCCGGCGCAGTGCCGGAACCGTCCCTGCGCTTTTTCTCTGCATGTTAGGCATGCGACTGCACAATCGACAGGCAGAGAATGCCACAGGTTTTTAATAAATCAATTTGATTTAGTTATTGACACGCAAAAACGTTTAGTGTTTGCTCGCTAACGGAAGCGCGGTTTCATTGCGGAGGACGTAACGATCGCGAAGCCTGACGGGCCGGGAACCCGGCTCACCATTTGATCCTTGGGAGGATATCCATGAAGAATCTCGTAACCGCCGGTCTCGGCGCGCTGGCGCTCGGCGTCGTTTTCGCGGGCTCGGCACAGGCTGCCGACGTGACCGCCTGCCTTATAACCAAGACCGACACGAACCCCTTCTTCGTCAAGATGAAGGAAGGCGCCGAGGCCAAGGCCAAGGAATTGGGCGTGACGCTCAAGGCCTATGCCGGCAAGATCGACGGTGATAGCGAAAGCCAGGTTGCCGCCATCGAAACCTGCATCGCCGATGGCGCCAAGGGTATCCTGATCGCCGCGTCCGACACCAAGGGCATCGTCCCCACCGTCAAGCAGGCCCGCGACGCCGGTCTTCTCGTCATCGCGCTCGACACCCCGCTGGAACCGGCCGACAGTGCCGATGCGACGTTTGCGACCGACAACCTTCTCGCTGGCAAGCTGATCGGCCAGTGGGCTGCTGCCACCCTCGGCGATGCCGCCAAGGACGCGAAGGTCGCCTTCCTCGACCTCACCCCCTCGCAGCCGTCCGTCGATGTCATGCGCGACCAGGGCTTCATGATGGGCTTCGGCATCGACCCGAAGGACCCGAACAAGATCGGTGACGAGGACGACGCCCGCATCGTCGGTCACGATATCACCAACGGCAACGAAGAAGGCGGTCGTACCGCCATGGAAAATCTTCTCCAGAAGGATCCGACCATCAACGTCGTACACACGATCAATGAGCCGGCCGCTGCCGGCGCCTATGAAGCGCTCAAGGCCGTCGGCCGCGAGAAGGACGTGCTGATCGTCTCCGTCGACGGCGGTTGCCCGGGTATCAAGAACGTCGAGGACGGCGTCATCGGCGCGACCTCGCAGCAGTATCCTCTGCAGATGGCGGCGCTCGGCGTCGAGGCCATCAAGAAGTTCGCTGACACCGGCGAAAAGCCGCAGCCGACCCCCGGCAAGACCTTCTTCGACACGGGCGTCTCGCTCGTCACCGGCAAGCCTGCGGCAGGCGTCGAATCGATCGACATCAAGGCCGGCACGGACAAGTGCTGGGGCTGATCTGCGCATTTCCATACGACATGCGAGGGGCGGCTTCAGCCGCCCTTTTTTCAAAATAAGTCCATCTTGACCCGTCATCCCGACGAAGCGCCCGGCCCGGCATGACCTCTCGTTCGAGGTCATCTGCACAGGCCGCCAAGCGGAGGATATATTGATGAGCGAGCCAACAGCCGCTGCGCGGCCCTCGCAGGACTTCGAGTCCGTCCTGTCCGGCAGTTCCAAGACGGTTGCGTCTTTCGACACCGACCGCAAGACACCCGTCCAGCACTTCCAGCATTTCCTGCACTCGCGGCCCTCTGCGGTTCCGCTGATCGTGCTCGTGCTGTCGCTGATCATCTTCGGATCGATCCTCGGATCGAAATTCTTCTCCGCTTTCTCGATGACGCTGATCCTGCAGCAGGTGGCGATCGTCGGCATCGTCGGCATCGTCGGTGCGGCGCAGACGCTGGTCATCATGACGGCAGGCATCGATCTCTCGGTCGGCGCCATCATGGTGCTCTCCTCCGTCGTCATGGGCCAGTTCGTCTTCCGCTACGGCCTGCCTGTCGAAGTCGCGATCCTGTCCGGCTTTGGCGTCGGCGCGCTCTGCGGTGCCATCAATGGCTGGCTGATTGCCCGCATGAAGCTGCCGCCCTTCATCGTCACGCTCGGCATGTGGCAGATCATCCTCGCCTCCAACTTCCTCTATTCCGCCAACGAGACGATCCGCAGCCAGGATATCGAGGCGACTGCGCCGCTTCTCAAGCTGTTCGGCTACACGTTCCGCATCGGCGGTGCCGTGTTCACCTATGGCGTTGTCGCCATGATCCTGGTCGTCGCCCTTCTCTGGTACGTCCTGAACAAGACCGCCTGGGGACGCCATCTCTATGCCGTCGGCGACGATCCGGTCGCAGCCGAACTTGCGGGTGTCAACGTCAAGCGCATGCTCCTCTCGGTCTACACGCTTTCCGGCATCATCTGTGCTCTTGCCGGCTGGGCTCTCATCGGTCGTATCGGTTCGGTCTCCCCGACCGCCGGCCAGTTCGCCAATATCGAATCCATCACGGCCGTCGTGATCGGCGGCATCTCGCTCTTCGGCGGACGTGGCTCGATCATGGGCATGCTGTTCGGAGCGCTCATCGTCGGCGTCTTCCAGCTTGGCCTGCGCCTCATCGGCACCGACCCGCAATGGACCTATTTCATGATCGGCGTTCTCATCATCGCCGCCGTCGCCATCGACCAGTGGATCAGAAAGGTAGCAGGCTGATGAACGCTCCCGCCTATAATGAAGCACCTCTTCTGACCGGCCGCGGTCTCGTCAAGCGCTACGGTCGGGTCACCGCCCTCGATCATGCGGATTTCGATCTGCACAAGGGTGAGATCCTCGCGGTCATCGGCGACAACGGTGCCGGCAAGTCCTCGCTGATCAAGGCGATCTCCGGCGCGATCAAGCCCGACGAAGGCGAGATCCGACTCGACGGCCAGCTGATCAGCTTCAAATCGCCGATCGAGGCGCAGAAGGCCGGCATCGAGACCGTCTACCAGAACCTTGCCGTATCTCCGGCGCTGTCGATTGCCGATAACATGTTCCTCGGCCGCGAGATCCGCAAACCCGGCGTGCTCGGCTCGGTGTTCCGCATGCTCGACAAGAGCGCGATGGAAAAGTTCGCCCGCGACAAGCTGTCCGAGCTTGGGCTGATGACCATCCAGAACATCAACCAGGCCGTGGAAACGCTCTCCGGCGGCCAGCGTCAGGGCGTGGCCGTGGCCCGCGCCGCAGCCTTCGGCTCCAAGGTCGTCATTCTCGACGAACCCACGGCGGCCCTCGGCGTCAAGGAAAGCCGGCGCGTGCTGGAACTGATCCTCGACGTGCGCTCGCGCGGCATGCCCATCGTGCTCATCTCGCACAACATGCCGCATGTCTTCGAGGTCGCCGACCGCATCCATATCCACCGCCTCGGTAAGCGCCTCTGCGTCATCAATCCGAAGGATTATACAATGTCGGATGCCGTGGCCTTCATGACCGGCGCCAAGGAACCCCCGCGCGAGGCGCTGGCGGCATGACACGGACCGTTGGCGAGATTGCCGATCTCGTTCTCGACCGGGCGGTCGGTGCCGCCCGTTTCATCGTGGGGATTGCCGGCCCTCCGGGCGCCGGCAAGTCGACGCTGGCCGACGCGCTGCATGCGGAGCTTGCGGTACGCGGCGAAACATCCGCCATTCTGCCCATGGACGGTTTCCACATGGATAATGGCATCCTAGAGAAGCGCGGCCTCTTGAAACGCAAGGGCGCGCCGGAAACCTTCGACGTGCGCGGCTTCCTCGATATCGTCACGGCCGTACGCCGCGGCGACGAGGAGGTGCTGGTGCCGGTCTTCGACCGCTCCCGCGAGATCGCCATCGCGTCGGCCCGCGCCGTTGCGCCGGAGACCCGCTTCATCCTCGCCGAGGGCAACTACCTGCTGCTGGACGAGGCGCCATGGACCCGGCTCGCACCGCTCTTCGACCTGACGATCTTCGTCGGCCCGGCCTATGCCGTGCTTGAGGAACGCCTGCGCCAGCGCTGGATCCATTACGGTCTCGACGAGGAGGCCATCCAGTGGAAACTCTACGGCAACGACCTGCCGAACGGCGAGCGCATCTGCAACGGTTCCCGGCCGGCCGATGTCACGCTGGAGGTTTTCGAGCAGCCGTGATCGAAGGGAGCATATGACCATTGTCATCCCGGCCTCGATGAGGCAAACGGGAGCGGTCAGCCCGAGGCTTTGGGCTAGACGACACCACCGCGAGAGCGATGCGGATTGTCTCGTCCTCGTTTCGGGGATTGCGGATATCCGCCGGAGGAGAGGCAGACGATGAGCGACCACCCGACGACGACCCTCACCATCCGCCGGCCTGACGATTGGCACCTGCACCTGCGTGACGGCGACATGCTGAAGGGCGTGCTGCCCGACACCAGCCGCCACTTCGTCCGCGCCATCATCATGCCCAATCTGGTGCCGCCTGTGGTGACCACGGCAGATGCCGAGGCCTATCGCGCCCGCATCCTCGCGGCACTGCCCGCTGGCGACCGTTTCGAGCCGCTGATGACGCTCTATCTGACGGAGCACACGGAGGCGGCCGACGTTGCGCATGGCAAGGCGAGCGGGCTCATTCATGCCGTCAAGCTCTACCCCGCCGGTGCCACCACCAATTCCCATGGCGGCGTCCGGGACCTTGAGAAGGTCATGCCGGTGCTGGAGAAAATGGCCGAGATCGGCCTGCCGCTCTGCGTCCATGGCGAGGTCACGACGCCGGAGGTCGATATTTTCGACCGCGAGGCCGTCTTCATCGAGACCGTCCTCGACCCCTTGCGCCGTCGCCTGCCGGACCTCAAGGTGACGATGGAACATGTGACGACGCAGGATGGCGTCGATTACATCAAAAGCGCCGAGAGGAACCTCGCCGGCTCGATCACGACCCACCACCTGATCATCAACCGCAACGCGCTGCTCGTCGGCGGCATCCGCCCGCATTACTACTGCCTGCCCGTTGCCAAACGCGAGGTGCACCGGCTGGCGCTGCGCAAGGCCGCGGCATCAGGCGATACCAGGTTCTTCCTCGGCACCGACAGCGCCCCGCATGTCGATCCGCTGAAGGAATGCGGCTGCGGTTGTGCGGGCATCTACACGTCCGTCAACACGATGAGCTGCCTTGCCCATGTCTTCGAGCAGGAAAATGCGCTCGAAAAGCTCGAAACCTTCGCCTCCCGCAACGGTCCCGCGTGGTACGGCCTGCCGGTCAACGAGGAGACGATCACGCTTGTCCGCCGCGGCGAGCCGGTGGCGTATCCCACCAAGATCGAGACGGGCGCCGGGCCGGTGACGGTGTTCGACCCGATGTTCCCGCTGCACTGGGCCGTGGAGGAAGCGCATGGCTGACGGGCGCGCGGAGGCCGGTATCAAGCCGGCGATCCCGATCTTGCGGATCTTCTCGGTCGAGAAGGCCATGGAGTTCTATCTGGACTTTCTCGGCTTCACGCTGGATTGGGAGCATCGTTTTGCCGAGACCATGCCCCTTTATGCGCAGGTCTCGCGCGATGGGCTGACACTTCATCTGAGCGAACATGCGGGCGACACGACGCCCGGCACCCGCATCTTCGTGCCGGTCGGCGATGCGACGTCGCTGCAGGCCGAGCTTGCCGGCCGCAACTATGCCTATATGAAGCCGGGTCTGGAAACAGTCCCCTGGGGACTGCAAGTCACGGTCACCGATCCCTTCGCTAACCGCATCACATTCTGTGAGCAGAGGTCCTGACGCAGGAACTATCTGCCGCCACGCCATGAGCCTTGGACCATAAGGAACCGCACCATGATTCCCACATCCTTCCCCGACAAGGCCGTCATGGCCGAACTGCTGGCGAAAATGCTGTGGGAGATCAAGGCGGTGCACTTCCGGGCCGACCAGCCCTACAAGCTTGCCTCCGGCATGGCGAGCCCGGTCTATATCGACTGCCGCAAGCTGATCTCCTATCCGCGCATCCGCTCCGCCGTCATGGATTTTGCGGCCGTCACCGTCATGCGCGAGGCGGGCTTTGAAAAATTCGACGTGATCGCCGGCGGCGAGACGGCGGGCATCCCCTTTGCCGCGATGCTGGCCGAGCGTCTGGCGCTACCGATGATCTACGTGCGCAAGGCGCCGAAGGGCCATGGCCGGACGAACCAGATCGAGGGCCACATGCCCGAGGGCGCGCGCGTTCTCGTCATCGAGGACCTGACGACGGCCGGCGTCTCGATGTTTACCTTCATCGATGCCATCCGCGCCGCCGGCGGCGTGGTCGATCACGGCATGGCGCTGTTCTACTACGATATCTTCCCGGAAGGCCGCGCCAACATGGCCAGAAAGGGCATTACCCTCCACAACATCGCGACATGGCGCAATGTGCTGGCCGTAGCTCGGGAAGACAAGCTTTTCGATGCGGACACGCTGGCAAGCGTCGAGGCCTTCCTCGATGCGCCGCTCGAATGGTCGGGCCGCCACGGCGGTATCTCCAGCCTGGCGGGCTGAGCCCGTCAGAAGCCGATCGCCCGACAAGCCCATTGACTGCAACGCTTAGTATCCCAAGAGGAAGACCCATGATCATCTGCTGCGGCGAAGCCCTGATCGATATGCTGCCGCGCGAATCCACGCTCGGCGAACCCGCTTTCGCGCCCTATGCGGGCGGCGCGATCTTCAATACGGCGATTGCGCTCGGGCGCCTTGGCATTCCCACCGGCTTTTTCACCGGCCTCTCCAGCGATATGTTCGGCGATATCCTCCGCGACACGCTGAAAAGCAGCAATGTGGATTTCGCCCCGTCGGCCACATCCGATCTCCACACGACGCTTGCCGTGGTCAAGCTGGTCAACGGCTCGGCCACTTACGCGTTCTTCGACGAGAACAGCGCCGGCCGGATGATCACGGAAGCGGATCTGCCGGCACTCGGCGATTTCTGCGAGGCCCTGCATTTCGGCGCCATCAGCCTCATCCCCGAGCCCTGCGGCTCGACCTATGAGGCACTGATGACGCGCGAGCACAAGAAGCGCGTGATCTCCTTCGACCCGAACATCCGCCCCGGCTTCATCAAGGATGCAGACGCCCATAAGGCGCGTATGCTGCGCATGGCCGCCATGTCGGATATCGTCAAGTTTTCCGACGAGGATCTCGACTGGTTCGGTGAGGAAGGAGATCACGAAACGCTGGTCGGGCATTGGCTCGCCCGTGGCCCGAAGCTCGTCGTCATCACCAAGGGCGCTGATGGTGCCGATGCCTATACGGTTCGCGGCAAAGTGTCCGTACCCGGCGAAAAGGTGACGGTGGTCGATACGGTCGGTGCCGGCGATACCTTCGATGCGGGCATTCTGGCATCGCTGAAGATGAACAACCTGCTCACGAAGGATGCCATCGCGACCCTGAGCGACGACGCCATCCAGGCGGCCCTCGCACTCGGTGCGAAGGCCGCTTCCGTCACGGTCTCCCGCGCCGGCGCCAATCCGCCCTGGGCCTACGAGATCGGCCTGTAACGTTTGAGAATGCGGCGCGCCAATCCTGAGGCGCGCCGACGATGCTCCTACTGATGCACGACGATGCGCGCGTGATAGGGGACGCGCGTATAGAGGTCGATGACATCCTGATTGATCAGGCGCACGCAGCCGGAGGATACGGCCTTGCCGATCGAGCGCCATTCCGGGCTGCCATGCAGGCGGTACAG
It encodes:
- a CDS encoding sugar ABC transporter substrate-binding protein produces the protein MKNLVTAGLGALALGVVFAGSAQAADVTACLITKTDTNPFFVKMKEGAEAKAKELGVTLKAYAGKIDGDSESQVAAIETCIADGAKGILIAASDTKGIVPTVKQARDAGLLVIALDTPLEPADSADATFATDNLLAGKLIGQWAAATLGDAAKDAKVAFLDLTPSQPSVDVMRDQGFMMGFGIDPKDPNKIGDEDDARIVGHDITNGNEEGGRTAMENLLQKDPTINVVHTINEPAAAGAYEALKAVGREKDVLIVSVDGGCPGIKNVEDGVIGATSQQYPLQMAALGVEAIKKFADTGEKPQPTPGKTFFDTGVSLVTGKPAAGVESIDIKAGTDKCWG
- a CDS encoding DoxX family protein, producing the protein MSTSAIVLVGRILLSIIFIVAGFGKITNLSGTAGYFAGAGLPVPMVTAVIVSLVELVGGIFILVGFFTRPTAYVLAAFCIATAFIAHFNFADMGQAINFQKNFAMAGGFLLLAAFGPGALSVDARRA
- the pyrC gene encoding dihydroorotase; the encoded protein is MSDHPTTTLTIRRPDDWHLHLRDGDMLKGVLPDTSRHFVRAIIMPNLVPPVVTTADAEAYRARILAALPAGDRFEPLMTLYLTEHTEAADVAHGKASGLIHAVKLYPAGATTNSHGGVRDLEKVMPVLEKMAEIGLPLCVHGEVTTPEVDIFDREAVFIETVLDPLRRRLPDLKVTMEHVTTQDGVDYIKSAERNLAGSITTHHLIINRNALLVGGIRPHYYCLPVAKREVHRLALRKAAASGDTRFFLGTDSAPHVDPLKECGCGCAGIYTSVNTMSCLAHVFEQENALEKLETFASRNGPAWYGLPVNEETITLVRRGEPVAYPTKIETGAGPVTVFDPMFPLHWAVEEAHG
- a CDS encoding nucleoside triphosphate hydrolase yields the protein MTRTVGEIADLVLDRAVGAARFIVGIAGPPGAGKSTLADALHAELAVRGETSAILPMDGFHMDNGILEKRGLLKRKGAPETFDVRGFLDIVTAVRRGDEEVLVPVFDRSREIAIASARAVAPETRFILAEGNYLLLDEAPWTRLAPLFDLTIFVGPAYAVLEERLRQRWIHYGLDEEAIQWKLYGNDLPNGERICNGSRPADVTLEVFEQP
- a CDS encoding carbohydrate kinase family protein — protein: MIICCGEALIDMLPRESTLGEPAFAPYAGGAIFNTAIALGRLGIPTGFFTGLSSDMFGDILRDTLKSSNVDFAPSATSDLHTTLAVVKLVNGSATYAFFDENSAGRMITEADLPALGDFCEALHFGAISLIPEPCGSTYEALMTREHKKRVISFDPNIRPGFIKDADAHKARMLRMAAMSDIVKFSDEDLDWFGEEGDHETLVGHWLARGPKLVVITKGADGADAYTVRGKVSVPGEKVTVVDTVGAGDTFDAGILASLKMNNLLTKDAIATLSDDAIQAALALGAKAASVTVSRAGANPPWAYEIGL
- a CDS encoding RbsD/FucU family protein yields the protein MLKGLSPLLSPDLLATLRAMGHGDEIAIVDGNYPALEHARRLIRLDGHGVVPVVDAILSVMPIDDFVDEAIFRATVKQDRDLLDPVHAELIACCARHEPERTVVPLLGPDFYPRVKAAHTVVQTSEPRLYGNMILRKGVIYPAG
- a CDS encoding orotate phosphoribosyltransferase; protein product: MIPTSFPDKAVMAELLAKMLWEIKAVHFRADQPYKLASGMASPVYIDCRKLISYPRIRSAVMDFAAVTVMREAGFEKFDVIAGGETAGIPFAAMLAERLALPMIYVRKAPKGHGRTNQIEGHMPEGARVLVIEDLTTAGVSMFTFIDAIRAAGGVVDHGMALFYYDIFPEGRANMARKGITLHNIATWRNVLAVAREDKLFDADTLASVEAFLDAPLEWSGRHGGISSLAG
- a CDS encoding ATP-binding cassette domain-containing protein, whose amino-acid sequence is MNAPAYNEAPLLTGRGLVKRYGRVTALDHADFDLHKGEILAVIGDNGAGKSSLIKAISGAIKPDEGEIRLDGQLISFKSPIEAQKAGIETVYQNLAVSPALSIADNMFLGREIRKPGVLGSVFRMLDKSAMEKFARDKLSELGLMTIQNINQAVETLSGGQRQGVAVARAAAFGSKVVILDEPTAALGVKESRRVLELILDVRSRGMPIVLISHNMPHVFEVADRIHIHRLGKRLCVINPKDYTMSDAVAFMTGAKEPPREALAA
- a CDS encoding ABC transporter permease → MSEPTAAARPSQDFESVLSGSSKTVASFDTDRKTPVQHFQHFLHSRPSAVPLIVLVLSLIIFGSILGSKFFSAFSMTLILQQVAIVGIVGIVGAAQTLVIMTAGIDLSVGAIMVLSSVVMGQFVFRYGLPVEVAILSGFGVGALCGAINGWLIARMKLPPFIVTLGMWQIILASNFLYSANETIRSQDIEATAPLLKLFGYTFRIGGAVFTYGVVAMILVVALLWYVLNKTAWGRHLYAVGDDPVAAELAGVNVKRMLLSVYTLSGIICALAGWALIGRIGSVSPTAGQFANIESITAVVIGGISLFGGRGSIMGMLFGALIVGVFQLGLRLIGTDPQWTYFMIGVLIIAAVAIDQWIRKVAG
- a CDS encoding ROK family transcriptional regulator, translated to MTDFTEQETLPVMPDVVDPAGGANQTRVRAHNERLVMSLVRRHDGLSKADIARRSGLSAQTVSVIMRALEKDGLLIRGEPTRGRVGQPSVPMHLNPSAVYSFGVKIGRRSADLILMDFVGTIRLNLHQPYPYPMPDDILAFITEGVAKLERMLSADERSRIAGIGIATPFELWNWAPEVGAPSEAMERWRHFDLQAAVSARTSYPVYLQNDATSACGAELVFGVGANYPDFIYFYIGSFIGGGIVLNSALFSGRTGTAGALGPLQVPGPDGRTQPLLKVASIFVLENMLRERGIDARPLWYTAEEWIDFGAALEDWIVQTAEALARAIISAASIIDFAAAVIDGGFPSWVRARIVAATRTAVQDLDLQGVIVPDIIEGAVGSEARAIGGASLPLFSRYLLDTNVLFKEPA